One genomic window of Ictalurus punctatus breed USDA103 chromosome 23, Coco_2.0, whole genome shotgun sequence includes the following:
- the psma2a gene encoding proteasome subunit alpha type-2: MAERGYSFSLTTFSPSGKLVQIEYALAAVAAGAPSVGIKAANGVVLATEKKQKSILYDELSVHKVEPITKHIGMVYSGMGPDYRVLLRRARKLAQQYFLVYQEPIPTGQLVQRVASVMQEYTQSGGVRPFGVSLLIAGWDEDRPYLFQSDPSGAYFAWKATAMGKNYVNGKTFLEKRYNEDLELEDAIHTAILTLKESFEGQMTEDNIEVGICNESGFRRLTPAEVKDYLAAIV, from the exons ATGGCAGAAAGGGGTTACAGTTTCTCTCTGACTACATTCAG CCCTTCGGGGAAGCTGGTTCAGATTGAATATGCACTGGCAGCTGTTGCGGCAGGAGCTCCATCAGTTGGAATTAAGG CCGCAAATGGTGTGGTGTTGGCGACAGAAAAGAAGCAGAAGTCGATACTGTACGATGAACTGAGTGTGCACAAAGTAGAGCCCATAACCAAACACATTGGGATGGTGTACAGTGGGATGGGCCCAGACTACAG agttttgttGAGGAGAGCCCGAAAGCTTGCTCAGCAGTACTTCCTGGTCTACCAAGAGCCGATTCCCACAGGCCAGCTTGTTCAGAGGGTTGCTTCGGTCATGCAGGAATACACACAGTCAGG TGGTGTTCGTCCATTTGGTGTATCTCTCCTAATTGCTGGCTGGGATGAAGATCGCCCGTACCTCTTCCAGTCTGATCCCTCG GGTGCGTACTTTGCATGGAAAGCCACAGCAATGGGGAAGAACTATGTGAATGGAAAAACCTTCCTTGAAAAAAG GTACAATGAAGATCTGGAACTGGAAGATGCCATTCACACAGCTATTTTGACACTCAAG GAAAGCTTTGAAGGCCAGATGACTGAGGACAACATTGAGGTGGGAATCTGCAACGAGAGTGGCTTCAGGCGACTGACTCCTGCAGAAGTGAAAGACTACCTAGCTGCTATTGTGTAA
- the mrpl32 gene encoding 39S ribosomal protein L32, mitochondrial: MSLTVFLRFLRHSLQQLESSLIQTAGLDRNLGPALAVHGPSLLPQPQHIRDDESSEPSFLDSIFWMAAPKKRRTIEVNRCRRRNPNKLIKVKTNIEPCPECGNLKQKHVLCGFCYEKVRKETAMIRKQIEIKEGRPHNAPTVETVVLYENEAPRDVDKEKRIVERSRNRPFWFKL, encoded by the exons ATGTCGCTGACGGTATTTTTACGGTTTCTGAGACATTCTTTACAACAATTGGAGTCCAGTTTAATACAGACTGCAGGGTTGGACAGGAATTTAG GGCCAGCTTTGGCAGTGCATGGACCCAGCCTTCTTCCTCAACCTCAGCACATTAGAGATGATGAAAGCTCTGAGCCAAGTTTCCTCGACAGTATTTTCTGGATGGCAGCACCCAAAAAGAGACGCACCATTGAGGTGAATCGCTGCAGAAGACGGAACCCAAATAAACTCATTAAAGTCAAG ACAAACATTGAGCCGTGTCCAGAGTGTGGGAACCTAAAACAGAAGCATGTCCTCTGTGGGTTCTGCTACGAGAAGGTCCGAAAGGAGACAGCCATGATTCGGAAGCAGATTGAAATCAAGGAAGGCCGTCCTCACAACGCACCCACTGTGGAGACTGTGGTTCTGTACGAGAACGAAGCTCCTCGTGATGTAGACAAGGAGAAGAGAATAGTGGAGCGTAGCAGAAACCGCCCCTTCTGGTTTAAACTGTAA